Proteins found in one Crassostrea angulata isolate pt1a10 chromosome 3, ASM2561291v2, whole genome shotgun sequence genomic segment:
- the LOC128176445 gene encoding cilia- and flagella-associated protein 36-like: protein MAKRGDYVYDELLCFLGNPFFQVPVLTFMEAKCLIFDPSIEDSDEYKKVHKEYKAVIQKLLDAFMKDTGISHDQIITALNDMNKKQDIKEMFQSLFEQFFAAEDYGIFVRLMVQKNIELQQQALAMIMQMQGALPESLKDGKSEPTSPPPAAAPAPKEQYGAQNEDEILKAVLEQSKREYEEEQKKKKTQEEATEKKEMESLIQISQVEHSRLEEEKTKEKAKLDEALFGLSLGSQTPQTSTASKPPAANASKPPAGNTKPPPSKPPIDLKSAPSISVTPAPAAAAPIAAPTPKPAEPVPTASVTAAIASQKLPSVGQQKPQISSAEAAANWLKQSDTDTSQNKSSSPALQAAAAAMSNMNPDELKKRQEYLKQQRDKLLEMKKKEREKQLLAAEKSQPKRPMSARMAKSAMQEGPSNESDKLSPEEEKKMAMRKAIADRLKAEMLGK, encoded by the exons ATGGCGAAGCGAGGTGACTATGTTTATGATGAATTGCTGTGTTTCTTGGGAAACCCGTTTTTCCAGGTTCCAGTCTTGACTTTTATGGAGGCAAAGTGTTTAA tatttgATCCAAGCATTGAAGATAGTGATGAATACAAAAAAGTTCATAAAGAGTACAAAGCCGTT ATTCAGAAATTGCTAGATGCTTTCATGAAAGACACTGGAATTAGCCATGATCAAATCATTACAGCTCTCAATGACATGAATAAAAAGCAGGACATCAAGGAAATGTTTCAG AGCTTGTTCGAGCAGTTCTTTGCTGCAGAGGATTATGGGATCTTTGTGAGACTGATGGTCCAGAAGAACATTGAACTACAGCAGCAAGCACTGGCAATGATTATGCAGATGCAGGGGGCCCTCCCAGAGAGTCTGAAGGATGGAAAATCAGAGCCCACCTCCCCACCCCCTGCAGCCGCCCCTGCACCAAAAGAGCAATATGGAGCACAGAATGAGGATGAAATCCTAAAAGCTGTCTTAGA ACAGTCTAAAAGAGAGTATGAAGAGGAgcagaaaaagaagaagacccAAGAAGAGGCTACAGAGAAGAAGGAAATGGAAAGCCTGATCCAGATCTCCCAAGTGGAGCACTCCCGCCTGGAGGAGGAAAAAACTAAAGAGAAAGCCAAACTGGATGAG GCTTTGTTTGGATTGTCTCTGGGCTCACAAACTCCACAAACCAGTACCGCCAGCAAACCACCAGCTGCGAACGCCAGCAAACCACCAGCTGGGAACACTAAACCACCACCATCAAAACCACCCATAGACCTCAAGTCAGCG CCAAGTATATCTGTGACCCCAGCACCTGCTGCTGCAGCTCCTATTGCAGCTCCCACCCCAAAACCAGCAGAACCTGTCCCCACAGCTAGTGTGACCGCTGCCATCGCCTCCCAGAAACTACCGTCTGTGGGTCAACAGAAGCCTCAGATCTCCAGCGCAGAGGCTGCCGCAAACTGGCTCAAGCAGTCAGACACCGACACGTCACAGAATAAGTCCTCATCTCCCGCCCTGCAGGCAGCAGCT GCTGCCATGTCAAACATGAATCCAGATGAACTGAAAAAGAGGCAGgaatatttaaaacaacaaaggGATAAACTGCTAGAAATgaagaagaaagaaagagaaaagcAGTTGTTAGCAGCAGAGAAATCCCAGCCAAAACGTCCAATGTCCGCTCGCATGGCAAAATCCGCAATGCAGGAGGGACCGTCTAATGAATCCGATAAACTCAGTCCTGAGGAGGAGAAAAAGATGGCCATGAGAAAAGCTATTGCAGATCGTCTAAAAGCAGAGATGTTAGGAAAATAA